Genomic DNA from Corylus avellana chromosome ca4, CavTom2PMs-1.0:
AATACTCTTTTATCCCAGTAAATTAATTTAGAGTATGAAAGTGTTCTTCCATACCTGAAACGAGTCTGCGAGACCAATATCTTTTGGCTGATTTTTGGCCCCTGCTGCCTATCTCATGAGCCATAGCAGCTCTGCAGACAACAGCTCTATAGTTTCCCATGGAAGCCATCACAAGATCTCCCGTGTTGATGACCAACACAGATACTGAACCCGCTCGCCATGGCTCATCTGCTTTCTGTGCGTCTCTGATCTTTGCTCTTGCACCATGGTATGCCTTTCTCATTGCCTCTTTGCTCTTTCTCCTTATCTGTGACTGCAAATCACAAATATAACATTCTAAAGCTAAAGAGGGGAAATAAATATTCTAGCCACTCGCGAATCAAACCACATTTTGAATTTGTATTGATAATGGTTGCCATTTCTTTTTCATGATAGTAAGCTTAAAAGGATAGCAATATATAAAATGTTACCTCTTTGGGGTTCCTGTCAAGTAAATGGGATCGCACGTACTTGGTAACTTCATCTCCAACTTGACCCTCGGAAACACCGAAAAACCACAACTGAAGCTCTTCAATTTTCTGTGTGTGTACCACAACTGAGTCAGGCTCAGGTTCAGCTGAACCACTTACAAATGGTTGATCCTCCAAGACATGATACCCATGTAATAATGCAAGCCATGGAGGCATTGGAATCTTCTGCCATCTTTTCTTGCTCCCTCCATCTCCTATCGGAAAGCGGTTTAGCCTGATTCCCTATACAACCCAGTAAATGAGTTACATGTAAAGACCAACCcagaaaagaaaatcttttgaaCTTTAAACATTCTTGAATCAAAAACATCAAGAAAAATCAGTCTTTGTTGCTCGTATGTATATCCATTGCATGTTCTGATGTTAACATTTTCCTTCTCCATATTTCTTTCATTTGGCATGTGAATGTTTCTAACTAACATAAAGAAGAATCAACCAGAACTTCAAAACCCATGAGCTTAAATTATCCGATTGACCAAGAACTCCAAGATAAAAGGCTATTCGTTCTTAAAATAAgagaggacaaaaaaaaaaaaaaaactggaaaatAACAGGCAGGCTTACCTTGAGCTTGAGATGAAGATCCTTCAGTCTCATGTTTATCCCTGAAATGTGATTAGAGACGCTCCTTGATGAATATACGGCAGTTCAAGAAGATAATCACGAGAGAAGGGTAATCTTTtcaaaatggaaaagaaatgagAGATGGAGTCACAGAAACTTTCTGGGCAAATTGAAGCTTTAGCTTTTCTTGCTTGCTGATATGATGAA
This window encodes:
- the LOC132179920 gene encoding putative protein phosphatase 2C-like protein 44, which produces MRLKDLHLKLKGIRLNRFPIGDGGSKKRWQKIPMPPWLALLHGYHVLEDQPFVSGSAEPEPDSVVVHTQKIEELQLWFFGVSEGQVGDEVTKYVRSHLLDRNPKESQIRRKSKEAMRKAYHGARAKIRDAQKADEPWRAGSVSVLVINTGDLVMASMGNYRAVVCRAAMAHEIGSRGQKSAKRYWSRRLVSVRKYLGKIACNKQSKGPEILVGAEIIDSPTEFVILASTGIWEVMNDQEAVLLIRDIDDPRIAAEYLANEALNRRSKSRISCLIIRFN